From one Musa acuminata AAA Group cultivar baxijiao chromosome BXJ2-6, Cavendish_Baxijiao_AAA, whole genome shotgun sequence genomic stretch:
- the LOC103989027 gene encoding xanthine dehydrogenase isoform X2 → MGSLTKAQDVVAEEEWSREVVVYVNGVRRVLPDGLAHLTVLQYLRDVGLTGAKLGCGEGGCGACTVMISYFDEQSKRSVHHAINACLAPLYSVEGMHVITVEGIGNSQRGLHPIQESLAQAHGSQCGFCTPGFVMSMYALLRSSGEPPTEEQIEETLAGNLCRCTGYRPILDAFRVFAKTDDLLYAKTSLESTSAGELICPSSGKPCSCGKGTANRRDNSVCVKQYSPVLYNKIDGSLYFEKELIFPPELILRKNMPLCLHGFGGVKWYRPLKLQHVLDLKSRYPDAKLVVGNTEVGIETKFKNSQYQVLISVTHVPELNILSMNENGLEIGASVRLTLLQQFLRKVIMQHPVEETSSCKAILRQLKWFAGNQIKNVASVGGNICTASPISDLNPLWMAAGAIMRIMNCKGNVRTVPAKEFFLGYRKVDLANDEVLLSVFLPWTRSLEFVKEFKQAHRREDDIALVNAGMRVLLKQDCGIWEVSDVSIIYGGVAPVSLIASKTQSFLRKKKWDNNLLQGALKILQEDIVLTEDAPGGMIEFRKSLILSFFFKFFSWVTNEMYEKGSFSEGLHGKHLSAIQAYSRPQTSGIQSYDLTRHETAVGQPAIHLSSKLQVTGEAEYIDDMPHPPQALHAALILSKRAHARILSIDDVMAKSSPGFVGLFLYRDIPGSNKLGVILKDEELFASDIVTCVGQIVGVVVADTHDNAKIASNKVRIEYEDLPAILSIREAVRSCSFYPNTERWLMKGDVELCFKSGECDKIIEGEVQVGGQEHFYLEPNGSLIWPVDGGNEVHMVSSTQCPQYHQECVAHVLGLPLSKVVCKTKRIGGGFGGKESRSAFIAAAASVPSYLLRRPVKIILDRDTDMMITGQRHSFLGKYKVGFTTAGEVLALDLQLYNNGGNSLDLSCSVLERAMFHSDNVYDVPNMRVRGQVCYTNFPSNTAFRGFGGPQGMLIAENWIQRIAMELQRSPEEIRELNFHNEGSMLHYGMILQSCTLTQLWDELKTSCDFVKARANVNHFNLHNRWRKRGVAMVPTKFGISFTTKHMNQAGALVQVYTDGTVLVTHGGVEMGQGLHTKVAQIAASAFNIPLSSVFISDTSTDKVPNASPTAASASSDLYGAAVLDACEQIKARMQCIATTKTHSSFAECVHATWNA, encoded by the exons ATGTAGGCCTGACTGGAGCTAAGCTTGGCTGTGGCGAAGGTGGCTGTGGAGCTTGTACAGTGATGATTTCTTATTTTGACGAACAATCAAAGAGATCAGT GCACCATGCGATAAATGCATGCTTGGCTCCATTATATTCTGTCGAAGGAATGCATGTAATAACAGTGGAAGGAATTGGAAATAGTCAACGTGGCTTGCATCCTATCCAG gaATCCTTAGCTCAAGCTCATGGTTCACAATGTGGCTTTTGCACTCCTGGATTTGTCATGTCAATGTATGCACTACTAAGATCATCTGGTGAACCACCTACTGAAGAGCAGATTGAAGAAACCCTTGCTGGAAATTTGTGCCGCTGCACGGGTTATAGACCAATTCTTGATGCTTTTCGTGTCTTTGCTAAAACTGATGATTTATTATACGCTAAGACATCTTTGGAAAGCACCTCAGCTGGTGAGTTAATTTGTCCTTCTAGTGGAAAACCATGCTCCTGTGGGAAAGGTACAGCTAACAGGAGGGACAACTCAGTTTGTGTCAAGCAATACAGCCCTGTCTTGTACAACAAAATTGATGGGAGTTTGTACTTTGAGAAGGAACTTATCTTCCCACCAGAGCTTATTTTAAGGAAAAATATGCCTCTGTGTTTGCATGGTTTTGGTGGAGTTAAGTGGTACAGACCTCTTAAACTTCAGCATGTATTAGATTTGAAGTCACGTTATCCAGATGCCAAACTTGTAGTTGGTAATACTGAAGTAGGTATCGAGacaaaattcaaaaattcccagTATCAAGTTTTAATATCTGTCACACATGTGCCAGAGCTTAACATATTAAGCATGAATGAAAATGGACTTGAGATCGGTGCTTCTGTTAGGCTAACTCTACTTCAGCAATTTCTTAGAAAGGTTATAATGCAACATCCTGTTGAAGAAACCTCATCATGCAAGGCCATTCTGAGGCAGCTGAAATGGTTCGCTGGAAATCAGATAAAGAATGTTGCTTCTGTCGGTGGAAATATCTGCACTGCTAGTCCAATATCAGACTTGAATCCACTTTGGATGGCTGCAGGAGCAATTATGCGGATCATGAACTGCAAAGGAAATGTTAGGACCGTACCTGCAAAAGAGTTTTTTCTTGGTTACCGCAAAGTTGATCTTGCAAATGATGAAGTTTTACTCTCAGTTTTTCTACCATGGACTAGAAGTTTGGAATTTGTCAAAGAGTTTAAGCAAGCACACCGAAGGGAGGATGATATTGCACTTGTTAATGCTGGCATGCGTGTGCTTCTTAAACAAGATTGTGGAATCTGGGAAGTTTCTGATGTTTCCATTATTTATGGAGGGGTTGCCCCAGTTTCCTTAATTGCATCAAAAACTCAGAGTTTTCTCAGAAAAAAGAAATGGGACAATAACTTGTTGCAGGGTGCACTGAAAATTTTGCAAGAGGATATTGTACTTACAGAAGATGCACCAGGTGGAATGATTGAATTCCGCAAATCCCtaattttaagttttttcttcaaatttttttCATGGGTTACAAATGAGATGTATGAGAAAGGATCTTTCAGTGAAGGCTTGCATGGAAAACATCTATCAGCCATACAGGCTTATTCGAGACCACAAACTAGTGGAATTCAGAGCTATGACCTGACAAGACATGAGACAGCTGTGGGACAACCTGCAATTCATCTTTCATCAAAACTACAG GTTACGGGTGAGGCTGAATATATTGATGACATGCCACATCCTCCACAAGCTTTACATGCTGCTTTAATATTGAGTAAAAGGGCTCATGCACGAATTTTGTCTATAGATGATGTGATGGCCAAGTCTTCACCTGGATTTGTTGGTCTGTTCCTTTACAGAGACATCCCTGGAAGTAATAAACTTGGTGTAATTCTCAAAGACGAGGAACTATTTGCTTCAGACATTGTTACTTGTGTTGGACAG ATTGTTGGTGTTGTTGTGGCTGATACACATGACAATGCGAAGATAGCTTCAAATAAAGTGCGTATTGAATATGAAGACTTGCCTGCTATCTTATCCATAAGAGAAGCTGTGAGATCTTGCAGCTTTTATCCAAACACTGAAAGATGGCTCATGAAAGGAGATGTAGAGTTGTGTTTCAAGTCAGGTGAATGTGACAAAATCATAGAAGGAGAGGTTCAAGTTGGAGGACAAGAGCACTTTTACTTGGAACCAAATGGCAGTTTGATTTGGCCAGTCGATGGTGGAAATGAAGTTCATATGGTTTCCTCTACACAA TGTCCTCAGTATCACCAAGAATGTGTTGCTCATGTACTTGGACTTCCACTTTCAAAAGTTGTTTGCAAGACTAAGCGCATTGGTGGTGGATTTGGTGGAAAAGAATCAAGATCTGCTTTCATTGCAGCTGCAGCTTCTGTGCCATCATACCTTCTGAGGAGACCTGTGAAAATTATATTAGACAGAGATACAGACATGATGATAACTGGACAGCGCCATAGTTTCCTTGGAAAATACAAG GTTGGATTTACTACTGCTGGTGAAGTTTTGGCATTGGATCTCCAACTCTACAACAATGGTGGGAATTCATTAGATTTGTCCTGCTCAGTCCTTGAGCGTGCTATGTTTCATTCTGACAATGTTTATGATGTTCCAAATATGAGAGTTAGAGGACAAGTTTGTTACACCAACTTCCCAAGTAATACAGCTTTCAGGGGTTTTGGAGGTCCTCAAGGAATGCTTATTGCAGAAAATTGGATTCAACGAATTGCCATGGAGCTACAGAGAAGTCCTGAAGAGATAAGG GAGCTTAATTTTCACAATGAAGGATCCATGTTACATTATGGTATGATACTTCAATCATGTACATTGACTCAGCTGTGGGATGAATTGAAGACATCTTGTGATTTTGTAAAGGCTCGTGCAAATGTCAATCATTTTAATCTCCATAACCGCTGGAGAAAGCGTGGAGTTGCAATGGTTCCTACCAAGTTTGGTATCTCCTTTACCACAAAGCATATGAACCAG GCTGGTGCTCTTGTGCAAGTTTATACTGATGGGACAGTTCTAGTGACACATGGAGGTGTTGAGATGGGACAGGGCCTACacacaaaagttgcacagatagcTGCATCAGCCTTCAACATTCCCCTTAGTTCTGTATTTATCTCAGATACAAGTACAGATAAG GTACCTAACGCATCACCAACAGCAGCTTCTGCAAGCTCTGATCTATATGGTGCTGCAGTTTTAGATGCTTGTGAGCAAATAAAGGCACGAATGCAATGTATTGCTACCACAAAGACCCATTCTTCTTTTGCCGAG TGCGTGCATGCTACCTGGAACGCATAG
- the LOC103989027 gene encoding xanthine dehydrogenase isoform X1, protein MGSLTKAQDVVAEEEWSREVVVYVNGVRRVLPDGLAHLTVLQYLRDVGLTGAKLGCGEGGCGACTVMISYFDEQSKRSVHHAINACLAPLYSVEGMHVITVEGIGNSQRGLHPIQESLAQAHGSQCGFCTPGFVMSMYALLRSSGEPPTEEQIEETLAGNLCRCTGYRPILDAFRVFAKTDDLLYAKTSLESTSAGELICPSSGKPCSCGKGTANRRDNSVCVKQYSPVLYNKIDGSLYFEKELIFPPELILRKNMPLCLHGFGGVKWYRPLKLQHVLDLKSRYPDAKLVVGNTEVGIETKFKNSQYQVLISVTHVPELNILSMNENGLEIGASVRLTLLQQFLRKVIMQHPVEETSSCKAILRQLKWFAGNQIKNVASVGGNICTASPISDLNPLWMAAGAIMRIMNCKGNVRTVPAKEFFLGYRKVDLANDEVLLSVFLPWTRSLEFVKEFKQAHRREDDIALVNAGMRVLLKQDCGIWEVSDVSIIYGGVAPVSLIASKTQSFLRKKKWDNNLLQGALKILQEDIVLTEDAPGGMIEFRKSLILSFFFKFFSWVTNEMYEKGSFSEGLHGKHLSAIQAYSRPQTSGIQSYDLTRHETAVGQPAIHLSSKLQVTGEAEYIDDMPHPPQALHAALILSKRAHARILSIDDVMAKSSPGFVGLFLYRDIPGSNKLGVILKDEELFASDIVTCVGQIVGVVVADTHDNAKIASNKVRIEYEDLPAILSIREAVRSCSFYPNTERWLMKGDVELCFKSGECDKIIEGEVQVGGQEHFYLEPNGSLIWPVDGGNEVHMVSSTQCPQYHQECVAHVLGLPLSKVVCKTKRIGGGFGGKESRSAFIAAAASVPSYLLRRPVKIILDRDTDMMITGQRHSFLGKYKVGFTTAGEVLALDLQLYNNGGNSLDLSCSVLERAMFHSDNVYDVPNMRVRGQVCYTNFPSNTAFRGFGGPQGMLIAENWIQRIAMELQRSPEEIRELNFHNEGSMLHYGMILQSCTLTQLWDELKTSCDFVKARANVNHFNLHNRWRKRGVAMVPTKFGISFTTKHMNQAGALVQVYTDGTVLVTHGGVEMGQGLHTKVAQIAASAFNIPLSSVFISDTSTDKVPNASPTAASASSDLYGAAVLDACEQIKARMQCIATTKTHSSFAELVRACYLERIDLSAHGFYITPNIGFDWKVGKGTPFNYFTYGAAFAEVEIDTLTGDFYTREADIIMDLGHSLNPAIDVGQIEGAFVQGLGWIALEELKWGDADHKWIRPGHLYTSGPGTYKIPTANDIPVKFKVSLLKGVQNPKAIHSSKAVGEPPFFLASAVLFAIKDAIVAARAEEGYHDWFPLDNPATPERIRMACIDDFTKQVASHNFHPKLSV, encoded by the exons ATGTAGGCCTGACTGGAGCTAAGCTTGGCTGTGGCGAAGGTGGCTGTGGAGCTTGTACAGTGATGATTTCTTATTTTGACGAACAATCAAAGAGATCAGT GCACCATGCGATAAATGCATGCTTGGCTCCATTATATTCTGTCGAAGGAATGCATGTAATAACAGTGGAAGGAATTGGAAATAGTCAACGTGGCTTGCATCCTATCCAG gaATCCTTAGCTCAAGCTCATGGTTCACAATGTGGCTTTTGCACTCCTGGATTTGTCATGTCAATGTATGCACTACTAAGATCATCTGGTGAACCACCTACTGAAGAGCAGATTGAAGAAACCCTTGCTGGAAATTTGTGCCGCTGCACGGGTTATAGACCAATTCTTGATGCTTTTCGTGTCTTTGCTAAAACTGATGATTTATTATACGCTAAGACATCTTTGGAAAGCACCTCAGCTGGTGAGTTAATTTGTCCTTCTAGTGGAAAACCATGCTCCTGTGGGAAAGGTACAGCTAACAGGAGGGACAACTCAGTTTGTGTCAAGCAATACAGCCCTGTCTTGTACAACAAAATTGATGGGAGTTTGTACTTTGAGAAGGAACTTATCTTCCCACCAGAGCTTATTTTAAGGAAAAATATGCCTCTGTGTTTGCATGGTTTTGGTGGAGTTAAGTGGTACAGACCTCTTAAACTTCAGCATGTATTAGATTTGAAGTCACGTTATCCAGATGCCAAACTTGTAGTTGGTAATACTGAAGTAGGTATCGAGacaaaattcaaaaattcccagTATCAAGTTTTAATATCTGTCACACATGTGCCAGAGCTTAACATATTAAGCATGAATGAAAATGGACTTGAGATCGGTGCTTCTGTTAGGCTAACTCTACTTCAGCAATTTCTTAGAAAGGTTATAATGCAACATCCTGTTGAAGAAACCTCATCATGCAAGGCCATTCTGAGGCAGCTGAAATGGTTCGCTGGAAATCAGATAAAGAATGTTGCTTCTGTCGGTGGAAATATCTGCACTGCTAGTCCAATATCAGACTTGAATCCACTTTGGATGGCTGCAGGAGCAATTATGCGGATCATGAACTGCAAAGGAAATGTTAGGACCGTACCTGCAAAAGAGTTTTTTCTTGGTTACCGCAAAGTTGATCTTGCAAATGATGAAGTTTTACTCTCAGTTTTTCTACCATGGACTAGAAGTTTGGAATTTGTCAAAGAGTTTAAGCAAGCACACCGAAGGGAGGATGATATTGCACTTGTTAATGCTGGCATGCGTGTGCTTCTTAAACAAGATTGTGGAATCTGGGAAGTTTCTGATGTTTCCATTATTTATGGAGGGGTTGCCCCAGTTTCCTTAATTGCATCAAAAACTCAGAGTTTTCTCAGAAAAAAGAAATGGGACAATAACTTGTTGCAGGGTGCACTGAAAATTTTGCAAGAGGATATTGTACTTACAGAAGATGCACCAGGTGGAATGATTGAATTCCGCAAATCCCtaattttaagttttttcttcaaatttttttCATGGGTTACAAATGAGATGTATGAGAAAGGATCTTTCAGTGAAGGCTTGCATGGAAAACATCTATCAGCCATACAGGCTTATTCGAGACCACAAACTAGTGGAATTCAGAGCTATGACCTGACAAGACATGAGACAGCTGTGGGACAACCTGCAATTCATCTTTCATCAAAACTACAG GTTACGGGTGAGGCTGAATATATTGATGACATGCCACATCCTCCACAAGCTTTACATGCTGCTTTAATATTGAGTAAAAGGGCTCATGCACGAATTTTGTCTATAGATGATGTGATGGCCAAGTCTTCACCTGGATTTGTTGGTCTGTTCCTTTACAGAGACATCCCTGGAAGTAATAAACTTGGTGTAATTCTCAAAGACGAGGAACTATTTGCTTCAGACATTGTTACTTGTGTTGGACAG ATTGTTGGTGTTGTTGTGGCTGATACACATGACAATGCGAAGATAGCTTCAAATAAAGTGCGTATTGAATATGAAGACTTGCCTGCTATCTTATCCATAAGAGAAGCTGTGAGATCTTGCAGCTTTTATCCAAACACTGAAAGATGGCTCATGAAAGGAGATGTAGAGTTGTGTTTCAAGTCAGGTGAATGTGACAAAATCATAGAAGGAGAGGTTCAAGTTGGAGGACAAGAGCACTTTTACTTGGAACCAAATGGCAGTTTGATTTGGCCAGTCGATGGTGGAAATGAAGTTCATATGGTTTCCTCTACACAA TGTCCTCAGTATCACCAAGAATGTGTTGCTCATGTACTTGGACTTCCACTTTCAAAAGTTGTTTGCAAGACTAAGCGCATTGGTGGTGGATTTGGTGGAAAAGAATCAAGATCTGCTTTCATTGCAGCTGCAGCTTCTGTGCCATCATACCTTCTGAGGAGACCTGTGAAAATTATATTAGACAGAGATACAGACATGATGATAACTGGACAGCGCCATAGTTTCCTTGGAAAATACAAG GTTGGATTTACTACTGCTGGTGAAGTTTTGGCATTGGATCTCCAACTCTACAACAATGGTGGGAATTCATTAGATTTGTCCTGCTCAGTCCTTGAGCGTGCTATGTTTCATTCTGACAATGTTTATGATGTTCCAAATATGAGAGTTAGAGGACAAGTTTGTTACACCAACTTCCCAAGTAATACAGCTTTCAGGGGTTTTGGAGGTCCTCAAGGAATGCTTATTGCAGAAAATTGGATTCAACGAATTGCCATGGAGCTACAGAGAAGTCCTGAAGAGATAAGG GAGCTTAATTTTCACAATGAAGGATCCATGTTACATTATGGTATGATACTTCAATCATGTACATTGACTCAGCTGTGGGATGAATTGAAGACATCTTGTGATTTTGTAAAGGCTCGTGCAAATGTCAATCATTTTAATCTCCATAACCGCTGGAGAAAGCGTGGAGTTGCAATGGTTCCTACCAAGTTTGGTATCTCCTTTACCACAAAGCATATGAACCAG GCTGGTGCTCTTGTGCAAGTTTATACTGATGGGACAGTTCTAGTGACACATGGAGGTGTTGAGATGGGACAGGGCCTACacacaaaagttgcacagatagcTGCATCAGCCTTCAACATTCCCCTTAGTTCTGTATTTATCTCAGATACAAGTACAGATAAG GTACCTAACGCATCACCAACAGCAGCTTCTGCAAGCTCTGATCTATATGGTGCTGCAGTTTTAGATGCTTGTGAGCAAATAAAGGCACGAATGCAATGTATTGCTACCACAAAGACCCATTCTTCTTTTGCCGAG TTAGTGCGTGCATGCTACCTGGAACGCATAGACCTCTCTGCTCATGGTTTCTACATCACCCCTAATATTGGCTTCGACTGGAAAGTTGGGAAGGGGACTCCATTCAACTATTTCACATATGGAGCTGCATTTGCAGAAGTTGAAATTGACACACTTACTGGAGATTTTTACACAAGGGAAGCTGATATCATCATGGACCTTGGTCATTCTCTTAATCCAGCCATTGATGTTGGGCAG ATTGAGGGAGCTTTTGTTCAAGGTTTGGGTTGGATAGCACTTGAAGAGCTAAAATGGGGAGATGCAGATCACAAGTGGATTAGACCAGGCCACTTGTATACTTCTGGACCTGGAACTTACAAAATCCCTACTGCAAATGATATCCCAGTAAAATTCAAGGTTTCACTTTTGAAG